In a single window of the Candidatus Bathyanammoxibius amoris genome:
- a CDS encoding desulfoferrodoxin FeS4 iron-binding domain-containing protein, with protein MTEAGEVYYCEVCGAEVKVVTGGAGTLECCDQPMTPKSN; from the coding sequence ATGACAGAAGCAGGTGAAGTATATTACTGTGAGGTCTGCGGGGCCGAGGTAAAGGTCGTGACTGGTGGTGCGGGCACGCTCGAGTGCTGCGACCAGCCGATGACACCGAAGTCGAATTAA